In Candidatus Angelobacter sp., the genomic stretch AATCATTCTGCGTGGCCCCGGCGGAGTGGAACGGAGAATTCCGACGGACAAACAGGGATTCTTTTACATCAATTGGAGCCTCAAGCACACGGATGCGCGCATCGAGACGGAACGGATCGCTCCGTTGATCCGCGCCGATTATTGGCGGCATTGGCAACCACTGGGCGATACGAACACGGTGGCGCGCTTCCGCGGGAAACTGGTGGTTATCGGCTCGACCGGAACCGGCGGCAACATCGCCGATCTGGGCGCGACGCCCCTGGAGGACAAAACGCCACTGGTCATGAAACACCTGAACGTCGCCAACTCGATTATCACGGGGCGGTTCATTCAGACCTGTTCCGATCCGTTTTCGTTTTTGCTGATTGCCCTGTTGGGCACCGTATCGGCTGTGTTGACCTGGAAAACACGCGCCATCCTGTCGTCGCTTCTCGTTGTTCTCGTGATTGCGTTTTATATCTGGGTGGCCGTTCTGCTGTTCGATCATCACCGTTATTGGCTGCCCACGGTATTACCGGTCGCGGGCGCGTGGTTCATGACTCACGTTTGCCTGGTGACGTACCGGGTGCGCGTCGAACAGAAGGAAAAGCGCCGCATCAGGTCCATTTTTTCCAAAATCGTTTCGCCGGATGTTGTCAACGAGCTGCTCCAGGCAGAGGATGTGTCGCTAGGCGGGGCACGACGGAAAGTGACGGTCTATTTCGCGGATATCCGCGGATTCACCCGAATAACGGACGAGATTCAGGTCCAGGCCGACAACTACATCCGCGAGCATAAACTGCCACCGGCAGTCGCGGAGGCTTATCTGGACAAACAAGCGGGAGACTTGTTGGCCACGGTCAGCCTGTATTTGAGCGTAATCGCCGACACCATCAAAAAACACGGCGGGACGCTCGATAAGTATATTGGTGACTGTGTGCTGGCCTTTTGGGGTGCTCCGATCGCAAACGACCGGCATGCCCTGGATTGCGTGCGTGCTGCCATTGACTCACAGCGGGCCATTTACGAACTCAACCTCCGGCGCGCGGCGGAAAACAGCCGCCGGCAGAATGAAAACGCGACGCGCGTGGCTGCCGGGCAGCCGCCTTTGTCGATGCTCAACCTGCTCGCGCTCGGTTCCGGAATCAATACGGGCACAGTCACCGTCGGCTTGATGGGATCGGAGGCGCATTTTCTCAATTATACGGTCTTTGGACGTGAGGTGAATCTGGCCAGCCGGTTGGAGGGTGTTTCCGGGCGGGGCCGAATCATCATCAGCGAGACGACCTATCGAGAGATTCAGCGGCTTGACCCGGAACTGGCCTCAACGTGCATCCAGCTTCCGCCGCAGGAGGTCAAGGGATTCCGCGACGCGGTGAATATCTACGAAGTCCAGTGGCGGCAAATGGACACCGAGATGCAGGCGTATGACACCAGCATCCTGACTGCGGCCCGAGCCACGCCGCCAACCGACATCATCGCGCCGACCGGGAATTGATCGGTGCCTGTCTTGTTTTTGGGTGGGAATCCTTTCACCACCTGTTAGATTAGCTCCATGCGAACGGCGATTTATCCGGGGAGCTTTGACCCGCTCACCAACGGCCATCTGGACGTGATCGAACGAGCCTCCAAATTATTCGACCGGGTCGTGGTCGCCATCGCCATCAATGAAGACAAGCGGCCACTCTTCGCCTTGAAGGAGCGGCGCGAGCTGGTCTCGCAGTCCATCGGGCACTTGAAAAACGTCGAAGCAGACACGTTTGCCGGCCTGCTTGTGGACTACGTGGAACGGCGCTCCGGACAGGCAATCATCCGCGGTCTGCGCGCGGTATCGGACTTTGAATTTGAATTTCAACTCGCGTTGATGAATCGTAAGCTCAATGAGCGGGTGGAAACCATTTTCATGATGCCCAAAGACACCTATACCTTTCTGAGCTCGCGGATCGTGAAGGAAATCGCGCGGCTGGGCGGCGACGTCAGTGCTTTTGTGCCGCCGCAGGTTCGTGACGCGTTGACAAAAAAACTGGCGAAAACCCGCTGACTCCTGGTGCGGATCGAATATGCCATTGCTGATCAACCTCCGGCATCTGGAACACGACAATGTGACCCTGCGCGGTGACTTGCCCGCGCAGGAACTGGATCTGGACGGGATTGACGAACTCATCCGGCTTGCTTCGCCTTTGCAACATGACCTGGTCGCCGAGCGGCATGAGCGAGCCATATTGGTGCAGGGTCGTCTTTGCGTTTCCCTCGCCTGCGAATGCGCGCGTTGTTTGAAGGCGTTTGAACACCGTCTGGAACTGGACGCGTGGTCGTGCCTTTTGCCGTTGGAAGGAGAGGACAAGGCATTCATTGACAACGATTGCGTGGACTTGACGCCCTATGTACGCGAAGATATTCTGCTCGCGTTTCCGCACCACCCGTTGTGCGAACCAGAGTGCCCCGGCCTGCCGCCGACGCCGCAAAATGAAACCAGGCAATCAAATGGCGCGGGCGCAGGTGCGGTTTTGCCCTCTGCCTGGGCCGAACTGGATAAATTGAAGATTTAGAAAGCGAATTTATGGGCGTACCGAAGCGAAAACCGTCGCGCAGCCGTCAACGCATGCGCCGTGCCTACAACAGTGTGCTGAAACTGCCCCAGTTGAGCACGTGTCCCCAGTGCGCGGCTCCTTATGTCCCGCACCGGGTTTGTCCCGCCTGCGGCTACTACAAAGGCCGGCAGGTTGTGACTGTCGAAGCCCTGGCCTGAGCCGGGGATTCGGAGCGCGGACGCGGGGTTTTCCTCCTGCGCTCGTTTGCCTTATGCGAATCGTGGTGGATGTCATGGGTGGCGACTGCGGATCCCAGGTTGTCATCGAGGGCGTCAAAGCCGCGCTCCACTCCTACGACAGCATCGCCGAACTTTACCTTGTCGGTGACGAAACCCAGATTCAGCCGGCAATGGCCCGGGTTGGCCTTCGCGATGGCCGCATCAAAATCGTTCACACAACGGAAGTGCTGACGATGGAAGACAAACCCGTTGATGTCCTCCGCAGGAAAAAGGACTGTTCCATGGCCCGTGCGATGGAACTCATGAAGCAAGGACTTGGTGACGCGATGATTTCACGCGGCAATACGGGCGGCTTGATGGCGGCCGCAACTGTCAAGCTGCGCCCGCTCGAAAACGTTGAACGACCGGCAATCGCAACCATCATTCCAACTCCGCGAAAATACATTCTTTTGCTTGATGCCGGCGCGAACGCGGAGTGCAAGCCGCAGCACCTCGCCCAGTTCGCCATCATGGGCAGTGTCTATTCGCGGGAAATACTCGGCAATCCCAATCCGCGAGTCGGCATCCTGAGCAATGGCAAGGAGGAGATGAAAGGGAATGATCTCACTCGCGAAGCACTGGAACTATGCCGGCACCTGGACCTGAATTTCCTTGGCTATGTCGAGGGCCACGACCTGTTCGACGACCACGTTGACGTTGTGGTCACGGACGGCTTCGTCGGAAACATCGTTTTGAAAACGTGTGAGAGCATGGGCAAGGCAATCCACGTGATGTTGGAAACAGAGTTGACCCGGAACCTTCTACGCAAAATCGG encodes the following:
- the coaD gene encoding pantetheine-phosphate adenylyltransferase; this translates as MRTAIYPGSFDPLTNGHLDVIERASKLFDRVVVAIAINEDKRPLFALKERRELVSQSIGHLKNVEADTFAGLLVDYVERRSGQAIIRGLRAVSDFEFEFQLALMNRKLNERVETIFMMPKDTYTFLSSRIVKEIARLGGDVSAFVPPQVRDALTKKLAKTR
- the rpmF gene encoding 50S ribosomal protein L32, producing MGVPKRKPSRSRQRMRRAYNSVLKLPQLSTCPQCAAPYVPHRVCPACGYYKGRQVVTVEALA
- a CDS encoding adenylate/guanylate cyclase domain-containing protein; amino-acid sequence: MKPRSKPSLARYLPALIAAAVIALVCILQALPSFFPEFTLLRRLEWITYDWRVKLAANRTASYATNLLAGVFITDQDLEEMNDGTFGYHEKFPWPTHYYGMVVRELARQGTTTVGFDILYGLLDPRATVELPDGTKVLSDHFFASQLQQAGNAVLAAEVEGGLFPAELFRTNATALGNIFTQRDSDGVLRRVKAFSEHRAWHPEILRRERALNLDLTRFRLERARMVFPRTDGEPPFEIPLNVDGSLHLDELTGEKTSTPQLPYVTERIWNLGIVLAARELGLDLNTAVIKPDQIILRGPGGVERRIPTDKQGFFYINWSLKHTDARIETERIAPLIRADYWRHWQPLGDTNTVARFRGKLVVIGSTGTGGNIADLGATPLEDKTPLVMKHLNVANSIITGRFIQTCSDPFSFLLIALLGTVSAVLTWKTRAILSSLLVVLVIAFYIWVAVLLFDHHRYWLPTVLPVAGAWFMTHVCLVTYRVRVEQKEKRRIRSIFSKIVSPDVVNELLQAEDVSLGGARRKVTVYFADIRGFTRITDEIQVQADNYIREHKLPPAVAEAYLDKQAGDLLATVSLYLSVIADTIKKHGGTLDKYIGDCVLAFWGAPIANDRHALDCVRAAIDSQRAIYELNLRRAAENSRRQNENATRVAAGQPPLSMLNLLALGSGINTGTVTVGLMGSEAHFLNYTVFGREVNLASRLEGVSGRGRIIISETTYREIQRLDPELASTCIQLPPQEVKGFRDAVNIYEVQWRQMDTEMQAYDTSILTAARATPPTDIIAPTGN
- a CDS encoding YceD family protein, producing MPLLINLRHLEHDNVTLRGDLPAQELDLDGIDELIRLASPLQHDLVAERHERAILVQGRLCVSLACECARCLKAFEHRLELDAWSCLLPLEGEDKAFIDNDCVDLTPYVREDILLAFPHHPLCEPECPGLPPTPQNETRQSNGAGAGAVLPSAWAELDKLKI
- the plsX gene encoding phosphate acyltransferase PlsX, with amino-acid sequence MRIVVDVMGGDCGSQVVIEGVKAALHSYDSIAELYLVGDETQIQPAMARVGLRDGRIKIVHTTEVLTMEDKPVDVLRRKKDCSMARAMELMKQGLGDAMISRGNTGGLMAAATVKLRPLENVERPAIATIIPTPRKYILLLDAGANAECKPQHLAQFAIMGSVYSREILGNPNPRVGILSNGKEEMKGNDLTREALELCRHLDLNFLGYVEGHDLFDDHVDVVVTDGFVGNIVLKTCESMGKAIHVMLETELTRNLLRKIGAVFAYGGLRSIKQRMNPDNYGGAPLLGLNGTVIKAHGSARSLAITNAIRVGAESVQHGIHDVITKEISKAKERLATSKNAVQTAAA